The sequence tcttcctCTTTTTATCCCTGAAAGGCCAGCTTGAATCAAAGGCTCCAGCCAGAACCTTTGTTTTCCTTGGAAGCTGTGATAATACATTAAGTGGCTTTATGAAACCAGTGGGCTAGATTCTTAAACTTGAAACGACATCAGTGATGCCAAATATGACTTTTTTTTATGTTTCTCTGTTGACAGAATGATATGCATGCAACATTTTGACACCCTTTACCCTAGAATATTTTGTTAtcaataaaatgtttttaatttggtATATCTACAATTGATACGCTCCATATAAAGTGTGGTGACAGGAGACAGAAAACCGATGTTACTCTAGTTGGGAGGACCAACTGTTTAGTAATAAAGATTGTGGCTATAAGCAGAAGTTTAAAAATAAAAAGACTGTTAGCTAGCCGTTAGCCACTCCTTATGGATCCCTAGGGATAAGATAGCATGTGGGGGGACTGTACAACAGCCTGGCTTCCTGCAAATACCCAGCGGAGTGTCGGGAGAGCACACAATGACTCTGGGTTGAGAGACCCGACAACTCTAAGCACATTATATCCATCATGACCTTGAGAGTGATTCTGGAAAACATAAATCCTGTTTATTGGCCATGCGTAGCATTCAATGTGAAGAATTTTGGGGAAGAAATAGGCTTGTCTTGCCTAGCTCCAAAGCACAGTGGATATCCATTTAAGATCAAACCCAAAATATCTCTATGTAATTTAACTGCAACAATGCCTTATTACCATACTGCTGTTTCACAAGAAATCAAGCTGAATCCCTGAGTAATGGAGGAGTGCTCTACAGCTCATTGCAGGCCCAGCAGCATACAAACTCGATGATGTTTTGAAAGATACTACTGCTGCTCTCGAGGAATTTCTAAGACACAGTGATAAATATACAAGTGGTTTGTGGGGTTTGCTGGTGAACCAAAGCCACAAATAAACAGCTTCTTGCAGATAAAAAtcgtgtttgttttgtttcgacaGAAGCACTACAATAGAATTAAGGAGGCAGGACAGAGTCCTCTTGCTTTAGCTATGCTTCTTGCTAAGCTTTACTTTCAATTTAGCTCCAGAGTTTCCACCTGCTTCCATCCAGTTGTATCTCACAGGAAGCCACCTAATTAATCAAGTTTGCAAAACACATTTATAAATGTGGTTAGGCTATGCCTCAAATGATCTGTAACAGAAATACACTTTACCGGGAGCCAAGAATAAGAGGAACAAAGGAATGGACTGGGGAGTTAGTGTCATTTCCTGCACGAGTgtatcctttgtgtgtgtgtgtgtgtgtgtgtgtgtgtgtgtgtgtgtgtgtgtgtgtgtgtgatgatggaGAATTGTGGGAAAAAAAGAACAGAAAAACAACCTGATGAGGAACGATTACCAAATGTGGAACCATCTGTCACTCTTTTTAGAGAACATGCAAAATAGTTTCCATGACAGGTCACACATGATTCATGAATTATTTTTTGGTGGCCAAATTGTTAAAGGAAATTAGGCTGGCTTAACATACATTgagatggcaggtagcctagtggttaagagtgtttagagagtaaccgaaaggttgctggtttgaatcatCGAGCTGACTCAGTGAAAAATCTGtagttgtgcccttgagcaaggcacttaactcttgttgctctggataagagtgtctgctaaacgaCTCAAATTAAAATGTGCATTGGGCTTGCTGCTGGGTGAGATTGAAAATTCTACCATTCTTTCAAAGTCCTGCCATTATTTCAAACCTAATGCTGCTCTGCTTTTTCAATTGATAGAATAATAAACGAGTTAGTCTTATAAGGCCTACTCATACTACACTGCTGTGCTCTGTATTGTCCTCAGTAGACTCAAGTATGAAAAGGTCAACAACCTCACTGCTGTTCCCCTTTAAGGAGGTGAGGAATGGTATTTTGGTTATTGTAGTACATATGTAAATACTTTTATCATCTCTCACAATGATATGAAATGTAAGACTTGTGATTGAACAAAGTATCATAACAAATATCATACACATTTCATATGAGTTATATTTTTATATAATAACGATGTGTTTGGGTGAAGATAAATACCAATATTACATCATTAAACCACATTTCCCACAATGCCGCGCGTCACGAACTGAAGCGTTTTCCTTTGCGGACGTGTGTGAAAGATATCTGTAAATGGGGAGTTGGAGAGAAATGTGCGGTTGTGTCATACAGAGTACCCCTCACTTAGAATTGTATTCGACTttctatttttgttatttttatgtGAAGTTAGAACATATATTTCACCAGGTGTAATCAATCATTCTCaccgagagagggacagacaggatcAACGGCAGCTGTGCTTGGAGCCCAGCCTGCTAAACGCTAGCTAGCAAGCGCGAGACTAGTGTGGAATTACAGGAAAGTACTTCACCGGCTTTATGATGCCTCGCGACAACATGACCTCCCTCGTTCAGAAAATTGGTAGACAGGCGCTTGTAACTTTTAGAAACCCATCTTTGGTAGGTGATAAAGCGTTTTTGGATAATCAAGGTAAACTCCAAAGCCTCATGACCGAAATCAGAGCTGCGGATCTGAAGATTGCTCCAAGGAAAGTTGACTGCGCGACTACACCTCTGCCACACAATCCCCCGGTCACATACATGCACATATGCGAGACAGACCAATTCAGCATGGGGGTGTTTCTGCTGAAGAGCGGTGCTTCCATCCCCTTGCACGACCACCCGGGAATGCACGGCATGTTAAAAGTTATGTATGGCAAGGTCAGGATCACCTGTTTTGACAGGTTGGACAAATCAACTAACGTGGCCAGTGATACGCAATTCAACTCTCCCCTGCTACCTTTCCAAAGAGATGCGCTGAGGACGTCAATACTCCGGTCGGTCGGGGAGTTTACAGAAGAGAGTGGCCCGTGTATTTTGACCCCTGACCGAGACAACCTTCATCAAATCGACGCAGTCGAGGGACCCACTGCTTTCCTCGATATTCTGGCACCACCATATGATCCAGATGACGGTAGAGACTGTCATTATTACAAAGTTCTGGAGTCTGCCTCGGACTCGGAGGACAAAAAGGCTGAGGCTCAGGGGCAAAAAGAATTTTGGCTCATGGAAGTACCGCAACCTTCTGATTTTTGGTGTGGTGGTGAACCTTACCCCGGCCCTGAAGTCAACATCTGAAGCGCACTATGAACACTGAATTGAACCATTGATTCTCAGGGCTGTCACAACATGGTGTAAATGTATGATGGTCATAATTCCTACAATGATGGATTATTATGGAATGGATATCACTGTCACTGGGGTGTGTAATGGGAGAACATGTGTGAACTAAAAGCACTTCTACTAAAGTTGGACAAATGCTCACAATCGTCTCTTCAGTTTGGGGGTTGGCCAGCCACTATGCATTTAGCCTGTAATGAAAGTAGTTACTCAGTTGATAAATTGTGATCTTTGTACATCATCTCTAATGTATTTTAAATGACACCAAGCTTATCATGTCTTGAAATTAACTGAAATCATACATAAAACAACATTTCTAAGAAGAAAATCATGAGGGATTCAAGAATTCACTAAATGGGCTAGGCTGTAATACACAACTAATTGGTATATACAGCCTGAAACTAATGCCTGAAGAATTGTGTAAGTGttccttacaagccagaatgttgaatcaaataacatttaaaaTTACTCAACTAGTTATCTGTGAGGTTTATTCTTCGGCTGCTCTAAATTTGAGACAATATCCAAAGGAAATGTTGTTTACCCAACTTGTTAAAGAGCTGGAAGGTATATTGTTCAGTTCCGGGCACTGAGATAAAAATAGTTTACATTGGATTTTCCATTTTATTTAGTCAATAGCTGTTGAACCAAGCATGCCATGACAATGAAAATTATATTCTGAATCGGGAGGATGGAGAGCAATCCACACCTTTgtgagatttttatttatttatattcagATTTCAAGCCTTCAACAAAAATATAGTGTGCAAtgtcctccatcctcccctgatTCATAATATACCATTTTCATTGCCTAACTTTACCTCTATGCCAAACCTGAACCATATACCAACTGGCTCTCTAAAAAGATTGGTTAAGCAACTGAAGGACAAACCTAGCAGACAAGCGGTAGAGtaagtttaaatgtaattttattaaacattctggcttgtatGGAACATTTACATGATTTTGAAGGCATTACTTTCAGGGTGGGGCTGTAattgtgtattacagcctgattaaTCTGATTAATCAAATGACAAGTCATAATTTACTATAGGTATGTTTTGATTGGATCAAACTACATTCTTTGAGATTGGGACATGGGTTACTGAATAATTATCTTAAACATTGCTTAGTTAATCGAGCTTCACCAATTAAACTTAATCCCCATAATAGCTTTGCTTGCTTCATCAATTTGGGAATTTAGCTCATATTTGGCAGAGCGATATTGAGTTCATTGCTTGCAGCTTAGGGGCCTCTTGTGGACATACTGAGTATTACCTGAGAAGGACAATGTGACTAGTAGAATACTGTATACAGCATAGGCCTCCCTTGACctaaactcggcaaaaaaagaaacgttcctatttcaggaccctgtctttcaaagataatttgtaaaaatccaaataacttcacagatcttcattgtaaagggtttaaacactgtttcccatgcttgttcaatgaaccataaacaattaatgaacatgcacctgtggaacggttgttaagacactaacagcttacagacggtaggcaattaaggtcacagttatgaaaacttacgataccaaagaggcctttctactgcctgaaaaacaccaaaagaaagatgcccagggtccctgctcatctgtgtaaacgtgccttaggcatgctgcaaggaggcatgaggactgcagatgtggccagggcaataaattgcaatgtctgtactgtgagacacctaagatagcactacagggagacaggacggacagctgatcgtcctcgcagtggcagaccacgtgtaacaacacctgcacaggatcggtacatctgaacatcacacctgcgggacaggtacaggatggcaacaacaactgcctgagttacaccaggaacgcacaatccctccatcagtgctcagactgtctgcaataggctgagagaggctggactgagggcttgtaggcctgttgtaaggcaggtcctcaccagacatccccggcaacaacgtcgcctatcggcacaaacccaccgtcgctggaccagacaggactgacaaaaagtgctatttgacgagtcgcggttttgtctcaccagggttgatggtcagattcacgtttatcgttgaagaaatgagcgttacaccaaagCCTGCagtctggagcgggatcgatttggaggtggaggatccgtcatggtctggggcggtgtgtcacagcatcatcggactgagcttgttgtcattgcaggcaatctcaatgctgtgcgttacagggaagacatcctccctcatgtggtacccttcctgcaggctcatcctgacatgaccctccagcatgacaatgccaccagccatactgctctttctgtgcgtgatttcctgcaagacaggaatgtcagtgttctgccatggccagcgaagagcccggatctcaatcccattgagcacgtcttggacctgttggatcggagggtgagggctagggccatttccccccagcaatgtccgggaacttgcaggtgccttggtggaagagcggggtaacatctcacagcaagaactggcaaatctggtgcagttcatgaggaggagatgcactgcagtacataatgcagctggtggccacaccagatactgactgttacttttgacccccccccccccctttgttcagggacacatttttctatttctgttagtcacatgtctgtggaacttgttcagtttacgtCTCAGTTTTGGAATCTtgtttatgttcatacaaatatttacacatgttaagtttgctgaaaataaacacatttgacagtgagaggacttttttttgttgctgagtttatatacaatAGCCTATAGTCTACTTTCAAAGGACCAAAATAAGACAAAAATACATATTCTACAACACAAAGTGAATTTCATTGTTGTTTACAATAATCAACCCTGTCCTTTGCCCAGTAATTTAATTTGGACTAGGCTAATTAAGAATACATTTGGAGAACAATGCACAAGCACACTAACAAACAAGCAGTTTTCTTTATGCCAACAACGTCAAAATATTCAAAATGTATTGTAAGAAGCATCAAGTCAGTTAAATATCAATACTCAGTGTGTAAAAAACACATGTAAAATAAAAGTATCAACATTTTTCTCCTTTGTTACGTTCTGTCATGATCTTACAGCCGAGAGGCTAAGTGGCGTTAATTGTTTGTTACTCTGTCATCTTTATCCAACAAGTAACAGGAGATTTAAAAAAGTTATCAAACAGCAGGTTAATCATTTCAGTTAATTGTCTCTCTTGACAGACACTGTACAAGGCTTCCAGTTTTTGCACACATGGGAGTCAAGCCCCCACTCTCAGAACGGTGATGATAttcagcagaacagaacagacctcAAGGCTCTGTGATATTGGTCATTGCGCGCCTTTCCAGCTAAAATGCAGGGATGCCCATCACAGTCTCATCTATTGTGGTATCATCTTTTTTTCAGCTGCTCTTTAAACACTGGCCAAAGAGAAGCTACTTGCTGGCTGATACCATTTAGTATTGGCGTTGAATCTTACTCCTTGCCTGCTATTCAGGGTCTCTGTGACTTTTTCCTAACCTGCTCTATTGAAACACTTTCTATCCTGAGCACTAGTGTTTGTGCACATTTACAGTTAAGTTATGACTAACTGGCTCTATGCCTAACTTCAATAATATACACGTGATAGCCCTGTCCATTTATGATGTTATTCATTCAGCACCTTATATCCACATTCAGTAGTCGCCCTAGTTAACCATGTCTGCTAAATTCAGTGTGAATGTGATTTGGATGTTATACAATTATTTTTGGACTGCATGGAAACATTGTGGCTGAATGTTCAAAACAATTCTGCCAGGGTCATTATGATTactttttctctttctgtcttaaGTGGATTTTTGTGTGTCTCCTTCTTTCATCACTCCTGGCGAACTTTCTTCCACAGTGGTCACAAGAAAATGGtttttctccagtgtgtgttcggaTGTGCGTAGTGAGGTGGTCGCTGCGACTGAAACTGCGCATGCAGATCCGACATGGGAAGGGTTTGTGCCCTGTGTGGATTCTGACGTGTCTGCTCAGCTCGTCTGACCGAGAGAACCTCCTGTCGCAGCTCTCTGCCGGGCAAGGGTATGGTCGCTCATGGACAGGCGTTTTGTTCGAGCGGTTTGGATACTTTCTCGGCCTCGGTATTGGCCTCAGGGGTAAATTCGGAGTGTTGTAGGGAGTGGGTGGACAAGGGCCCTCTGTCGCAGGTCCCACAAGTGTAAAATTCCTTATTGTGTTCAGAGGTGTCAGAGGTGGTGGAAGCCTCAGCGAGTCCAGTGAATATGGTAACCCTTTCCTGTCAGGAAAAGCCTGGATGTCTCGTTGGCAATTTGGCTGGTAGAACCCGCTGTAGTCAGGCATGATGGTTAAGAGCGCACTGTCCACTGTCGACTTTGGTGACGTGTAGGAGTGGGACGGCTGTGGGTAGGACATGGGGCAGGTCGAGGTTGCCAGGTAGGTTGATTGGTCCTGGTACATTTCCCTGCTACAAGAGTAAGATGATGGAGCATACATGTGGTTTATATCGTGTTGACTCTGCGCCATGGTGCAGCTCACGGTTCATGCGTAAAGGTACTGTGGTTCAGGCGAGGGCGAGGCAGACACCGGGGAGGAAGCTGCTGTCGTTAAATCACTAACTACTTAATGAAGCCCCTGGGATTCCGGTGTCCTTGTATGCAACAGGCTGAGTACGCGGGGCTGAGTGCGCGGGGGCTGCGTAAAGTTGCCCTGGAAAGACAACTCGAAATTGTCCCTTTCTTCACTCAAACGATCACCTGTGGAGCAAAGAAAAAGTACGGTTAGATATGTGGCCAAAAAACGTTTATTATGACTTTTACGCACGGGTTTTTCATTTTATGCATGGGTTTTGCGTGCGGTTGAGCACCCATTTGTGGTTTCGTAATGGGTACGAATTAGGTTTCATGTCACATAGCGCTTTCTAAAAAATACATTGGCTTACTATAGCAGACAAATAATCTATTGGATTAATATTGAGCAATAATTTGGATTATTCTCCGCAATTTACGATGCATTTGAATACTGACATTTCAGTAAGGTTGATGAGAACACATGGCTTCCTTTCTATTGGCTATAGCAGCGAAATAGAAATGAATATTTTCTAAATAAGCTTTATCTAATTGGCTGTGCTGTTTCCAATGTGACTCAACTTTTAACCCAGTTCCATCTCTGGCAACGATGCGGATATTTCCTCTTCCTTTGAGTAGATTCCCTCGTGAATGTCGTGTAAAAAAACACCGAATGGTACCCAAACTTTAGCCATAGTTTTAGCTGTAATTTATTTTACCAAGAGTATGCGCTTCAAGCCTTTATGTGCCTTTACGCACTCAATATATAACCTTCAAATCCAATGATGTATTCTCTGCCATAGCCTATAGTGTCCCCTACGCATgagaaatataatataatatcgtTGTATTATGGGGATTCAATATTGTAGTGTGAATTTGAAGGGAGTCTCTTAATATCCCTTAACGTCACTGGCCATGCAAGGACTTGGTGGTTAAAACGGGGAAAAGGCCGGGCTAGGATTAGGCCTCAAGCTTGATTACGACATCAAAGAACACTTGTCAATGAattaaaaaaacacatgacaaatTACTTTTCTTTTTACATGGTGTTTGTTAGCCTGGTTCAGTTGAGTAAATATTACCATGTAAAGTTTATTTCCCATTTTATTGTCTATATAATAATCGGCATGCTGACAAAAGCTTACAGGAACTCTGGTAACACTTCACCAAACATGGATTCAACTGGTGTAATAGATGACACCCACTTTCTACTGATATCGAATACATCCGGTAAATTGCATACATGAAATATCGAGTCGTGGGAAGGAAGAAGCACACACAGAGGCATATGAGAAGAGCGATTTCATGTGCAACAATTGAAACTTGAATTGGTTCTATAGCTACCTAAGAAATTTTGGGGGAAAATCAGTGTAGgataaacaaaaaatgtatgaaggTATATGCTTTAGAATACTTTATAAGGCATATGCTTCATATCACCCCATAAAGTTGGAACATTTGTACCCAGTGACAGGATGGTCATTAGATAGACTATTAATCCTTCTTGAGTTATGGGTTGCCAACCTGTATGGACTGAAAGTATGTATGACATATCTGTACCTGCTCTACATCCCACACTATTGAAGGGATCATCTTGGGACTCTGTGTCACAGtaatcccttcctctcttctcatcaAGCTGCCCTCATTCAGTGTAAATGACATATGGCTGATGTCTGTAGGCATACTGTGCATGTGACAAGGTTGTTGATCCAAGGGCTGTGGCAGTTAGTAATAAAGCAAGGGGAGGCCCTTTAAACACTGTCTCAATGCCTGCACGTCCACTATGACACACAGGTAATGAGACTTCTCCTTACACAAGGAGAGAtaatcctgaggccgcatttattgtagctggggattttaacaaagcaaatttgaggaaaacgctaccgaagttctaccaacaTATTGACTGTAGTACTTGTGCTGgaaaaacattggaccactgATACTCAACTTCGAAATGCCTACAAGTCCTTTCCCCGCAaacccttcggcaaatctgatcatgactccatttttCTTCTCCTTTCTATAGGCAGAAAcctaaacaggaagtacccatgctaaaGTCTATTCAACACTGgcctgaccaatcggaatccatgcttcaagattgttttgatcacgcggactgggatatgttccgggtagcctctgagaataacattgacgaatacacggatacggtgactgagttcatcaggaagtgtataggagatgttgtatccactgtgactattaaaacctacccaaacctgaAACCGTGGATAAATGGCAGCATcctcgcaaaactgaaagcgcgaaccaccaaatttaaccatggcaaggtgactgggaacatggccgaatacaaacaatgtagttactccctccgtaaggcaatcaaacaggaaaaacgtcagtacagagacaaagtggattcgcaattcaatggctcagacacaagacatatgtggcagggtctacagacaatcacggactacaaagggaaaaccaaccACGTTGCAGACAGCGATGTCTTGCTCcctgacaagctaaacaccttcttcgcccgctttgaggataacacagtgccaccgacgcagcccgctacctaggactgtgggctctcctccgTGGCCGACGTAAGGCATtgaagcgtgttaaccctcgcaaggctgctggcccagacgacatccatagccacgtcctcagagcatgtgcagaccagctggctggagtgtttacagacatattcaatctctccctatcccagtctgttgtcccctcTTGCTTCAAGAGGTCCaccgttcctgtacccaagaaagcaaaggtaactgaactaaatgactatcgccccatagcactcacttctgtcatcatgaagtgctttgagagtctagttaaggatcatatcaccactaccttacctgacatcctagacccacttcaatttgctttatcgccccaatagatccacagacgatgcaatcgtcatcacactgcacactgccctatcccatctggacaagaggaataccaatgtaagaatgctgttcattcactatagctcagcattcaacaacatagtaccctccaagctcatcattaaactcggggccctgggtctcaaccccaccctgtgcaactgggtcctggacttcctgatgggctgcccccaggtggtgaaggtaggaaacaacacctccacttcgctgatcatCAACACGGCCGCACAagtgtgcgtgctcagccccctcctgtactccctgttcacccatgactacgtggccacgcacgcctccaactcaatcatcaagtttgcagacgacacaacagtagtaggcctgattaccaacaatgacgagacagcctacaaggaggagttGAGgaccctgggagagtggtgccaggaaaatatcctctcactcaacgtcaacaaaacaaaggagcacgcccctatccacattgacgtgACTGaagtagagaaggtggaaagcttcaagttcctcggtatACATCACTgccgatctgaaatggtccacttacacagatagtgtggtgaagaaggcgcaacagcgtcttttcaacctcaggaggctgaagaaatttgccttggcccctaaaaccctcaaacttttatagatgcacaattgagagcatcctgtcaggctgtatcaccacctgttactgcaactgcaccacccgcaaccgcagagctctccagagggtggtacggtctacccaacgcatcactgggggcaaactacctgccctccaggacacctacagcacccgatgtcacaggaaggccaaaaatgccatcaaggacatcaaccacccgagccacggcctgttcaccccgctatcatcaagaaggcgaggtcagtacaggtgcatcaagctgggaccgagagactgaaaaccagcttctatctcaagacaatcagactgttaaatagccatcactagccggtttCCACctggttacgcaaccctgcaccttagaggctgctgccctatatacatagacttggaatcactggccactttaataatgtttaaataatgtttacatactgctttactcatctcatatgtatatactgtattctattctacggtattttagtcaatgccactccgacattgctcgatctaatatttattt comes from Salmo trutta chromosome 18, fSalTru1.1, whole genome shotgun sequence and encodes:
- the LOC115153286 gene encoding 2-aminoethanethiol dioxygenase-like, whose product is MMPRDNMTSLVQKIGRQALVTFRNPSLVGDKAFLDNQGKLQSLMTEIRAADLKIAPRKVDCATTPLPHNPPVTYMHICETDQFSMGVFLLKSGASIPLHDHPGMHGMLKVMYGKVRITCFDRLDKSTNVASDTQFNSPLLPFQRDALRTSILRSVGEFTEESGPCILTPDRDNLHQIDAVEGPTAFLDILAPPYDPDDGRDCHYYKVLESASDSEDKKAEAQGQKEFWLMEVPQPSDFWCGGEPYPGPEVNI
- the LOC115153287 gene encoding early growth response protein 2b-like, which produces MAQSQHDINHMYAPSSYSCSREMYQDQSTYLATSTCPMSYPQPSHSYTSPKSTVDSALLTIMPDYSGFYQPNCQRDIQAFPDRKGLPYSLDSLRLPPPLTPLNTIRNFTLVGPATEGPCPPTPYNTPNLPLRPIPRPRKYPNRSNKTPVHERPYPCPAESCDRRFSRSDELSRHVRIHTGHKPFPCRICMRSFSRSDHLTTHIRTHTGEKPFSCDHCGRKFARSDERRRHTKIHLRQKEKK